One stretch of Synergistaceae bacterium DNA includes these proteins:
- a CDS encoding ATPase, which produces MGEKAVMALAAALAVAVPALATAYAQARIGSAGAGTVAEKPETSGTIIILEAIPETMVILGFVVAIMIIMRIV; this is translated from the coding sequence ATGGGTGAGAAGGCTGTTATGGCTCTGGCCGCGGCTTTGGCCGTTGCCGTGCCCGCTCTGGCCACGGCTTACGCTCAGGCGCGCATTGGAAGCGCCGGGGCCGGAACCGTTGCGGAAAAACCGGAAACGTCGGGGACGATCATCATTTTGGAGGCCATTCCGGAAACGATGGTGATCCTGGGTTTTGTCGTCGCTATTATGATTATCATGAGGATCGTTTAG
- a CDS encoding V-type ATPase subunit, producing MSCLKNCLSPKGENYDCVNARVRARTRSFLDADAYLRLVRGSLGDMERFLLQGRASEFFRAQMISGETLLLRRVRAALMSALSCGLGSVLRMAEGETRDLLTVLFSGADLDNLRFILRGLLRRSDRENPPLWRGYGILSPLFYDRLWSSCSSLQEVCELCQENPHPVAGMIASTLAGFLEGAEAAEAVKMTGGDVRQMERALLCSFLEYGCAVVRDVSSGNGRALRQYLLLRRDVWNMGVWFRHSGGGDGDLLRDVEALTAPEPETPADPGRTGRTSLKALNFSAAFLSLWNDLKRDLTRDGIVPSRGEWHYRLRFGVLEWLRSLYRTNPLGIETLMGYTGMELIEWHNLNVVASGLAFSMFPERIYCRLIPLGKMRRGNDV from the coding sequence TTGAGTTGCCTGAAAAACTGTCTTTCGCCGAAAGGTGAAAATTACGACTGCGTCAACGCCCGAGTGAGGGCAAGAACCCGCTCTTTTCTGGATGCCGACGCCTATTTGCGCCTTGTTCGGGGCTCTCTCGGCGACATGGAGCGTTTTTTGCTGCAGGGACGGGCCTCGGAGTTTTTCAGGGCTCAGATGATCTCCGGAGAGACGCTCCTTCTTCGCCGTGTTCGGGCGGCCCTCATGTCGGCCCTTTCCTGTGGGCTGGGGAGCGTGCTGCGCATGGCGGAAGGCGAGACCCGGGACCTGCTGACGGTTTTATTTTCCGGGGCCGATCTGGATAATCTGCGTTTCATCCTGCGGGGTCTGCTTCGGAGGTCCGACAGAGAAAATCCCCCTCTGTGGCGGGGTTATGGAATTTTGTCCCCGCTGTTCTACGATCGCCTCTGGTCATCCTGTTCCTCGCTCCAGGAGGTTTGCGAGCTCTGTCAGGAGAATCCTCACCCTGTCGCAGGGATGATCGCCTCGACTCTGGCGGGTTTTCTCGAAGGCGCGGAGGCCGCGGAGGCCGTAAAGATGACCGGCGGCGACGTGCGGCAAATGGAGCGGGCGCTGCTGTGTTCTTTTCTGGAGTACGGCTGCGCCGTGGTTCGCGACGTTTCCTCAGGCAACGGCAGAGCTCTGAGGCAGTATCTGCTTTTGCGGCGGGACGTCTGGAACATGGGGGTGTGGTTTCGGCACAGCGGCGGAGGAGATGGTGACCTCCTGAGGGACGTGGAGGCCCTGACGGCGCCGGAGCCGGAAACTCCGGCGGATCCTGGAAGGACCGGAAGGACGAGCCTGAAGGCGCTGAATTTCTCGGCAGCCTTTCTGTCCCTCTGGAACGATCTGAAAAGAGATTTGACCAGGGACGGAATCGTTCCTTCAAGGGGAGAATGGCATTACCGGCTGCGTTTTGGAGTGCTGGAGTGGCTCCGGAGTCTTTACAGAACGAATCCTCTGGGGATAGAGACGCTGATGGGTTACACGGGAATGGAGCTCATCGAATGGCACAACCTCAACGTGGTGGCTTCGGGGCTGGCTTTTTCCATGTTCCCGGAACGGATTTACTGCAGACTCATTCCCCTGGGGAAAATGCGGAGAGGAAATGACGTATGA
- a CDS encoding V-type ATP synthase subunit A codes for MSEKNYRLLGSPMKEPRGESISKSPNRGAVKIVSGPVVTAKTDFSVRMFEVVRVGVLGLLGEVIRIRDGEADIQTCEDTTGLRVGEEILFTGELLGIELGPGLLGTVLDGTGRPLRKLGEKGIYLERGAQASALSDDKLWRFTPATETGEEAGPGDVLGTVVEGSRFLHRVLFPANLPGGRVSWIAPEGDRRVRECICRLDNGAEITLSQRWELRVPRPAGSRLPSDRPLLTGQRVLDTLFPLALGGTAVLPGGFGTGKTVTQQSLARWCNADVIVYVGCGERGNEMTEVLEEFPTLTDPRYGTPLMERMVLVANTSNMPVAAREASIYLGMTLAEYYRDMGYDVAVMADSTSRWAEALREIGGRLEEMPGEEGYPAYLGSRLSRYYERTGRVEVLGRPRRQGSVTAINAVSPAGGDFSEPVTQASLRLSGAFWGLDKNLAQARHFPAINWRVSYSLYENLLSDGMEEMAGENWTALREYLKGVLLHERELSDLVRLLGRDGLSEEDKWALYHAENLKILYLQQNAYSPEDACFSLTRSAALLSLLRTLDEKARKAIADGLYYDEVVAFPIRSDLMSLRALPENALSEKAGEWLSAMETKFSAAKEKMGTRNESPVER; via the coding sequence ATGTCTGAAAAAAATTATCGGCTCCTGGGGAGCCCGATGAAAGAGCCGAGGGGAGAATCGATTTCAAAATCTCCAAACAGAGGTGCCGTCAAAATCGTCTCCGGCCCCGTCGTTACCGCGAAAACGGATTTTTCCGTCCGCATGTTCGAAGTGGTTCGGGTGGGCGTTTTGGGGCTTTTGGGGGAGGTCATCCGGATTCGGGACGGAGAGGCGGACATCCAGACCTGCGAAGACACCACAGGGCTTCGAGTGGGAGAGGAGATTCTCTTTACCGGCGAACTTCTCGGAATTGAACTGGGCCCCGGGCTGTTGGGCACGGTTTTGGACGGAACGGGCCGGCCCCTGCGCAAACTGGGGGAAAAGGGAATTTATTTGGAGCGGGGCGCTCAGGCTTCCGCCCTTTCTGACGACAAACTGTGGCGTTTTACCCCCGCGACGGAGACGGGGGAGGAAGCGGGGCCGGGAGACGTTCTGGGAACGGTCGTCGAGGGCAGTCGATTTCTGCATCGGGTGCTGTTCCCGGCGAATCTCCCCGGAGGACGGGTGTCCTGGATCGCTCCCGAAGGGGACCGGAGGGTTCGGGAGTGCATCTGCCGTCTCGATAACGGCGCGGAAATCACCCTCAGTCAGCGATGGGAGCTTCGTGTTCCCCGGCCGGCGGGGAGCCGTCTGCCCTCGGACCGGCCCCTGCTCACGGGGCAGAGGGTGCTGGATACGCTGTTCCCTCTGGCTCTGGGAGGAACCGCCGTCCTTCCCGGCGGCTTCGGAACGGGGAAGACGGTGACGCAGCAGTCTCTGGCTCGATGGTGTAACGCCGACGTGATCGTTTACGTCGGCTGCGGCGAACGGGGCAACGAAATGACCGAGGTTCTGGAGGAATTTCCGACCCTGACGGACCCTCGATACGGTACGCCCCTCATGGAGCGCATGGTCCTCGTCGCCAACACCTCGAACATGCCTGTGGCGGCGCGGGAGGCCAGCATATACCTTGGAATGACCCTGGCGGAATATTATCGCGACATGGGGTACGACGTGGCCGTCATGGCCGACTCCACTTCCCGCTGGGCGGAGGCTCTCAGGGAAATCGGAGGACGTCTCGAAGAAATGCCGGGAGAGGAGGGCTACCCCGCCTATTTGGGGTCGCGGCTTTCCCGCTATTACGAACGAACGGGGCGCGTGGAAGTTTTGGGACGGCCCAGGCGGCAGGGTTCCGTGACGGCCATCAACGCGGTTTCTCCTGCGGGGGGCGATTTTTCCGAACCGGTGACCCAGGCGAGCCTGAGACTGTCGGGAGCCTTTTGGGGACTTGACAAAAATCTGGCGCAGGCCCGTCATTTTCCGGCCATCAACTGGCGAGTCAGCTATTCCCTCTACGAAAACCTCCTCTCCGACGGAATGGAGGAAATGGCGGGGGAGAACTGGACGGCTCTCCGGGAGTATCTGAAGGGCGTTCTGCTTCATGAGAGAGAGCTTTCGGATTTGGTGCGCCTTCTGGGCAGAGACGGGCTGTCGGAGGAAGATAAATGGGCTCTTTATCACGCTGAAAATTTGAAAATTCTCTATTTGCAGCAGAACGCTTACAGCCCGGAGGACGCCTGTTTCTCTCTGACGCGATCCGCCGCCCTGCTGAGCCTGCTGAGAACCCTGGACGAGAAGGCGAGAAAGGCCATTGCCGACGGGCTGTATTACGACGAGGTCGTCGCCTTTCCCATCCGTTCGGATTTGATGTCTCTCCGCGCTCTGCCGGAGAACGCCCTGTCCGAAAAGGCCGGAGAGTGGCTTTCCGCCATGGAGACGAAATTTTCGGCCGCAAAAGAAAAAATGGGGACGAGAAACGAGAGCCCTGTGGAGCGATGA
- a CDS encoding V-type ATP synthase subunit B, with protein sequence MNLFREGTRGIRGISGPLLFVENVKGAGYGELVSVETSSGTRMGQILQAGEDFCIIQVFDGTMGLETGGTLVWLERDVMKIGIGDHLRGQVLNGRGQPLEGGRPSDFEAFLPVSGLPINPACRRSPSAPLETGISALDLMNTLVRGQKLPVFAGPGLPAAEVAVRIARDTRAFSVQEEDSRFLLVFAAMGVTNREADYCMSALRDGEDAEENGIFLLNTAGDSAAERLLTPRIALTIAEYFAFVKGYDVLVVMMDMLYYCEALREIGAAREEVPGRRGYPGYMYSDLAEIYERAGCIAGGPGSVTQIPVIGMPDDDMTHPVVDLSGYITEGQVVLDRRLHEMGIFPPVDVLSSLSRLMNKGIGRGRTFESHRALADQLYAAYAKARDLDRLRLIVGDDGLNDVEKRYLRFGERFEQVFLGQKGDREKTGNSGRRTFAESENAAWDVLSLLPASELYRLPRALLERRLKG encoded by the coding sequence ATGAATCTTTTCAGAGAGGGAACGCGTGGAATCAGAGGAATATCCGGGCCGCTCCTTTTTGTGGAAAACGTGAAAGGAGCCGGCTACGGCGAGCTGGTGTCCGTGGAAACGAGTTCGGGTACCCGCATGGGGCAGATTTTACAGGCCGGCGAGGATTTTTGCATCATCCAGGTCTTTGACGGGACCATGGGACTGGAGACGGGGGGGACCCTGGTCTGGCTGGAACGGGATGTGATGAAAATCGGCATCGGGGACCATCTGCGGGGCCAGGTGCTGAACGGACGAGGCCAGCCTCTGGAGGGAGGTCGTCCGTCCGACTTCGAGGCCTTTCTTCCCGTCAGCGGGCTGCCCATCAACCCGGCCTGCCGCAGGAGTCCCAGCGCCCCCCTGGAGACGGGGATCTCCGCCCTGGATTTGATGAATACCCTGGTGCGCGGACAGAAACTGCCCGTCTTTGCGGGGCCGGGGCTGCCCGCCGCCGAGGTGGCCGTTCGGATTGCCCGGGATACGAGGGCTTTCAGCGTCCAGGAGGAAGACTCCCGCTTTCTTCTGGTGTTCGCGGCCATGGGCGTTACCAATCGTGAGGCGGATTATTGCATGAGCGCCCTGCGGGATGGAGAGGACGCCGAAGAGAATGGAATTTTCCTCCTGAACACCGCCGGAGACTCCGCCGCGGAACGTCTGCTGACGCCGCGCATCGCCCTGACGATCGCCGAGTATTTCGCCTTTGTCAAAGGATATGACGTTCTGGTGGTCATGATGGACATGCTCTATTACTGCGAGGCCCTGCGAGAAATCGGGGCGGCCCGGGAGGAGGTCCCAGGGCGGCGGGGCTATCCCGGTTACATGTACTCCGACCTCGCCGAAATATACGAGCGGGCCGGCTGCATCGCCGGAGGGCCGGGCAGCGTGACGCAGATTCCCGTTATCGGGATGCCGGACGACGACATGACGCATCCGGTTGTGGACCTGTCCGGATACATTACGGAGGGGCAGGTTGTTCTGGACCGCCGGCTGCATGAAATGGGGATTTTCCCTCCCGTGGACGTGCTGTCTTCCCTGTCGCGTCTGATGAATAAGGGCATCGGGCGGGGACGGACGTTCGAGTCCCACCGGGCGCTGGCCGATCAGCTTTACGCCGCTTACGCGAAGGCCAGAGATCTGGATCGCCTGAGGCTCATTGTGGGGGACGACGGCCTGAACGACGTGGAAAAACGATATTTGCGCTTCGGCGAGCGTTTCGAGCAGGTTTTTCTCGGGCAGAAAGGCGACCGGGAAAAAACGGGAAATTCAGGAAGACGCACCTTCGCGGAGTCCGAAAACGCGGCCTGGGACGTTCTGAGCCTGCTGCCCGCCTCGGAACTTTATCGCCTGCCCCGCGCCCTGCTGGAACGCAGACTGAAGGGATAG
- a CDS encoding V-type ATP synthase subunit D → MSRPATREQLLDVRRQTQLVLYGKGLLEKKRDSLLRALEEERRCFREREAALKEHIAALWQIYGRLYLLEGATVSALLRPVLPRRVLTRLEMVMGCRFPVFTPHPETPFGPPSYDPALTALDADALVEKLGQIDDLLWTYLNAKAKVQALERELSRTLARINVLEHTLLPEFREDEVRIRNTLSERERQERFALKKLTRGKNKNALP, encoded by the coding sequence ATGTCACGGCCGGCGACTCGCGAGCAGCTTCTGGACGTGCGGCGTCAAACGCAACTCGTTCTTTACGGCAAAGGACTGCTCGAAAAAAAACGCGACAGTCTGCTGCGGGCGCTGGAGGAAGAGCGGCGGTGTTTCAGAGAACGGGAAGCCGCTCTGAAGGAGCATATCGCGGCCCTGTGGCAGATTTACGGGCGTCTGTATCTCTTGGAGGGGGCGACGGTCTCCGCTCTGCTGCGCCCCGTTCTTCCCCGGAGGGTCCTGACCCGACTGGAGATGGTGATGGGATGCCGTTTTCCGGTTTTTACGCCCCATCCGGAAACGCCCTTCGGCCCGCCTTCCTACGATCCGGCCCTGACCGCCCTGGATGCCGATGCCCTTGTGGAAAAACTGGGGCAAATCGACGACCTGCTGTGGACTTACCTTAACGCAAAGGCCAAAGTTCAGGCGCTGGAAAGGGAGCTTTCGAGGACGCTGGCGAGAATCAACGTTTTGGAGCACACACTGCTGCCGGAGTTTCGGGAGGACGAGGTCCGCATCCGCAACACGCTTTCGGAACGTGAGCGGCAGGAACGATTCGCTCTGAAAAAACTGACCCGCGGAAAAAATAAAAATGCCTTGCCGTAA
- a CDS encoding YbaB/EbfC family nucleoid-associated protein: MKINNMMKQAQKMQAQMMQIQEKLAEERVEGNAGGGMVRALFTGQGDLVEMHLDPEVIKAEEVEMLEDLIMVAVNDGLQKSRELANSKMGVLTGALGSLGLGF; the protein is encoded by the coding sequence ATGAAAATCAATAACATGATGAAACAGGCCCAGAAAATGCAGGCTCAGATGATGCAGATTCAGGAGAAGCTGGCGGAAGAGCGGGTCGAGGGCAACGCGGGGGGCGGAATGGTCCGCGCCCTGTTTACGGGGCAGGGTGACCTGGTTGAAATGCATCTCGATCCCGAGGTGATCAAAGCCGAAGAGGTGGAGATGCTGGAAGATCTGATCATGGTCGCGGTCAACGACGGCCTCCAGAAAAGCAGAGAACTCGCGAACTCTAAAATGGGTGTTCTCACCGGCGCGCTGGGGTCCCTCGGGCTGGGGTTTTAA
- the recR gene encoding recombination mediator RecR, with amino-acid sequence MSRSTRDPIGRLIDCFKNFPGVGSKSARRMVFFLLRQDEAFLREMGGAITELKEGLFTCGECGNISDSDPCPICGDMLRDRKTLCVVESIDDLVSFEQAGIYNGLYHVLGGRVSPLEDQELSSGNIAFLLGHIDALQASEVIIATNPRMEGDLTYFTLLEILKDRAESGLKISRLAFGLPVGGSIEFADRMTLHTALESRIHAK; translated from the coding sequence GTGTCTCGATCGACTCGCGATCCCATTGGACGCCTGATCGACTGCTTCAAAAATTTCCCCGGCGTTGGCAGCAAAAGCGCCAGAAGAATGGTGTTCTTTCTGCTTCGGCAGGATGAAGCCTTTCTTCGCGAAATGGGGGGCGCCATAACGGAACTGAAGGAAGGGCTCTTCACCTGCGGAGAGTGCGGCAACATTTCCGATTCCGACCCCTGTCCGATTTGCGGGGACATGCTGAGAGACCGGAAAACGCTGTGCGTGGTGGAAAGTATCGATGATCTCGTGTCCTTCGAGCAGGCGGGGATTTACAACGGCCTCTATCACGTGCTGGGAGGCCGGGTGTCGCCTTTGGAGGATCAGGAGCTGAGTTCCGGAAACATCGCGTTCCTTCTGGGTCATATCGATGCCCTTCAGGCGTCGGAGGTCATCATCGCCACCAATCCCCGGATGGAGGGAGATCTGACCTACTTTACCCTTCTGGAAATTCTGAAGGACAGGGCGGAAAGCGGCCTCAAAATTTCCCGGCTGGCTTTCGGGCTGCCCGTGGGAGGCTCCATAGAATTCGCGGACCGTATGACGCTCCACACCGCTCTCGAATCCCGGATTCACGCGAAATGA
- the ispF gene encoding 2-C-methyl-D-erythritol 2,4-cyclodiphosphate synthase codes for MKEFSFLVVAGGSGSRIGGLEKQFRSLGDGPLWLWSVRLAESLKNEGVSEIVLVLPEGRHIENFPSFSLPFRVASGGATRSESVRNGLSLCSCDYVMVHDAARPFASPGLLADLMERTGETTGAVPVLPLTEAVKRIENGKITVVPRENLYGTQTPQSFFRSALERVLEEHGAGVRDEAEAWLAAGLELQCVEGERLNFKVTWPEDLRLASLLAADMVRNARNEREMENETGFANEIRTGIGYDVHRLTPERPLILGGVRIESPLGLLGHSDADLLAHTVSDAILGAAGLPDIGNLFPADDEKYRGADSMKLLGEVVEKVKGEGWSIVWVDAVIEAQIPRLNAHLPLMREKLSAFLNPQGENCVNLKAKSAEKTGDPGLGRSMVCRAVATLRRSRVK; via the coding sequence ATGAAGGAATTTTCTTTTCTTGTGGTTGCGGGGGGAAGCGGCAGTCGCATCGGCGGGCTGGAAAAGCAGTTTCGCTCTCTGGGGGACGGTCCTTTGTGGCTTTGGAGCGTCAGACTGGCAGAATCCCTGAAGAATGAGGGCGTGAGCGAGATCGTCCTGGTTCTGCCCGAAGGCCGTCATATTGAGAATTTTCCCTCGTTTTCCCTGCCCTTTCGCGTGGCCTCCGGGGGGGCCACCCGTTCGGAGTCCGTGCGAAACGGGCTCTCCCTCTGCTCCTGCGATTACGTCATGGTCCACGACGCGGCGCGCCCTTTCGCCTCACCGGGACTCCTGGCGGATTTGATGGAGCGTACCGGCGAAACCACGGGGGCCGTTCCCGTACTTCCCCTGACCGAGGCGGTCAAGCGCATCGAAAACGGTAAAATAACCGTTGTCCCCCGAGAGAATCTTTATGGAACGCAGACCCCCCAGTCCTTTTTTCGCAGCGCCCTTGAGCGGGTTCTGGAGGAACACGGAGCCGGAGTTCGGGACGAGGCGGAGGCCTGGCTTGCGGCGGGGCTGGAGCTGCAGTGCGTCGAGGGAGAGCGGCTGAACTTCAAGGTGACCTGGCCGGAGGATCTTCGCCTGGCGTCTCTTTTGGCGGCGGACATGGTGCGGAACGCGAGAAATGAGCGCGAGATGGAAAATGAGACGGGATTTGCAAATGAAATAAGAACGGGAATCGGATATGACGTTCATAGGCTGACCCCCGAACGTCCCCTCATTCTGGGGGGCGTGCGGATCGAGTCGCCCCTGGGGCTTTTGGGGCATTCCGATGCGGACCTGCTGGCTCACACGGTCTCCGACGCGATTTTGGGGGCGGCGGGACTGCCCGACATCGGAAACCTTTTCCCCGCCGACGACGAAAAATACAGAGGCGCGGACAGCATGAAACTGCTGGGGGAGGTCGTGGAGAAGGTGAAGGGGGAGGGGTGGAGCATCGTCTGGGTGGACGCCGTTATCGAAGCGCAGATTCCGCGCCTGAACGCCCATCTGCCCCTTATGCGGGAAAAACTTTCAGCCTTTTTGAACCCCCAGGGGGAGAACTGCGTGAACCTGAAGGCCAAATCCGCTGAGAAGACCGGCGACCCCGGGCTGGGACGATCGATGGTCTGCCGGGCTGTGGCGACCCTGCGGAGGTCGCGGGTGAAATGA
- the gltX gene encoding glutamate--tRNA ligase, translated as MTETKAIRTRFAPSPTGDLHIGGARTALFNFLFARGAGEKGCFILRIDDTDRERSSVEYEARIMEDLRWLGLEWDQGPGRPDFSGKGPWRQSERARFYEEALSALREKDAVYPCFCSEKRLEDLRERQMAKALPPRYDGACRAIPREEALRRIEKGERYCWRFALPDRTLSFHDQARGELSFAPNMGDFVVTRSDGQATYLFASAVDDRLMEITHIIRGDEHIPNTVRQKAIFDALGWPFPDCAHVPMILSSEDHRKLSKRTGSTPISAYRERGFLPEAICACLATLSWTPSESVSLFSLKGMAADFSLDRLSVSSPVHDEAHLLAWQKAAVERLGSGVLLEKLKERDPRFEKFDSKEMKLLIEDLLGENPTLPLLRKALEVLFERPPLRNEDLPWLSGLKETLRSADPWNEEMLNGKLRGYMKEQGLKGKAFFHPLRLILTGRESGSPLPLLMGVMGREETLSRLGDEKKI; from the coding sequence ATGACGGAGACGAAAGCGATTCGCACGCGTTTTGCCCCGTCGCCCACGGGGGATCTCCACATCGGTGGAGCCAGAACGGCCCTCTTCAATTTTCTTTTTGCCCGAGGCGCGGGAGAGAAGGGCTGCTTCATCCTGCGCATCGACGACACGGACCGAGAGCGCTCCAGCGTCGAATACGAGGCGCGAATAATGGAAGATCTGCGCTGGCTGGGTCTGGAATGGGACCAGGGGCCGGGACGTCCGGATTTTTCGGGGAAAGGCCCCTGGAGACAAAGCGAGCGTGCCCGTTTTTACGAAGAGGCTCTCTCCGCCCTGAGGGAAAAAGACGCTGTTTATCCCTGTTTCTGCAGCGAGAAACGGCTGGAAGATCTGCGGGAACGACAGATGGCGAAAGCCCTGCCGCCCCGTTACGATGGGGCCTGTCGGGCCATTCCCCGTGAGGAAGCCCTTCGCCGGATCGAGAAGGGAGAGCGGTACTGCTGGCGTTTCGCCCTTCCCGACAGAACCCTCTCGTTTCACGACCAGGCCAGGGGGGAGCTGTCCTTTGCTCCCAACATGGGGGATTTTGTGGTGACCCGAAGCGACGGACAGGCCACGTATCTTTTCGCCTCCGCGGTGGACGATCGCCTGATGGAGATCACCCACATCATTCGGGGCGACGAGCACATTCCCAATACGGTGCGTCAGAAGGCGATCTTCGACGCGTTGGGCTGGCCCTTCCCCGACTGCGCCCACGTCCCGATGATTCTCTCCTCGGAGGACCATCGAAAACTCAGCAAGCGGACGGGCTCCACTCCCATAAGCGCTTATCGGGAAAGGGGATTTCTTCCCGAGGCGATCTGCGCCTGTCTGGCCACCCTGAGCTGGACCCCTTCCGAGTCCGTTTCGCTTTTTTCTCTGAAGGGGATGGCGGCGGATTTTTCTCTCGATCGCCTTTCGGTTTCCTCCCCTGTCCATGACGAGGCCCATTTGCTCGCCTGGCAGAAGGCGGCTGTGGAGCGATTGGGAAGCGGAGTTCTGCTGGAGAAACTGAAAGAGCGGGATCCCCGGTTTGAAAAGTTCGATTCGAAGGAAATGAAGCTCCTGATTGAGGACCTGCTTGGGGAAAATCCCACGCTGCCTCTGCTGCGGAAGGCCCTGGAGGTTCTCTTTGAGAGGCCGCCCCTGCGGAACGAAGATCTGCCCTGGCTGTCCGGACTGAAGGAAACGCTGCGTTCAGCCGATCCATGGAATGAGGAGATGCTGAACGGAAAGCTGAGGGGTTATATGAAGGAACAGGGGCTGAAGGGGAAGGCCTTTTTCCACCCTTTGAGGCTGATCCTGACCGGGCGGGAAAGCGGTTCCCCCCTGCCGCTCCTGATGGGAGTGATGGGACGGGAGGAAACCCTGTCCCGACTGGGCGACGAAAAGAAAATCTGA
- a CDS encoding ribosome maturation factor RimP, with the protein MSDSSKEAMIREIGRTVEELGYECVHAALTTESGRPVVRVFIDSLGGIGIRDCEVVSKALNRYLDEADSPELTGRYYLEVSSPGLERPLFTPADYLRFNGREARIKTLELIDGRKVHTGIIKESDEASVTLVTEEGQRVIPFGLVARATLVFRGLEPQEPKKKPGGKKRKNEAIPANRT; encoded by the coding sequence TTGAGTGACAGCAGTAAGGAAGCAATGATCCGCGAAATTGGCAGAACAGTGGAAGAACTGGGCTACGAGTGTGTACACGCCGCTCTGACGACGGAATCCGGAAGACCGGTGGTGCGGGTGTTCATCGATTCTCTGGGGGGAATCGGCATCAGAGACTGCGAGGTGGTTTCAAAAGCGCTGAATCGTTATCTGGACGAAGCCGACTCTCCGGAGCTGACTGGCAGATATTACCTGGAGGTCAGTTCACCCGGCTTGGAAAGACCTCTTTTCACCCCCGCCGATTACCTGCGTTTCAACGGCAGGGAAGCGAGGATCAAAACGCTGGAGCTGATTGATGGTCGGAAGGTTCACACGGGGATTATCAAAGAATCCGACGAGGCGTCGGTCACTCTGGTCACCGAGGAGGGGCAGAGGGTGATCCCCTTCGGCCTTGTGGCCCGGGCGACGCTGGTTTTCAGAGGACTGGAACCCCAGGAGCCAAAGAAGAAGCCGGGCGGCAAAAAACGAAAAAACGAAGCAATACCGGCGAACAGAACATGA
- the nusA gene encoding transcription termination factor NusA, whose translation MQLGRDFLRALNQITKERGLSVELIASSLEAALISAYRKYQGGNQEVEVHVDFESGNVSVSELRTVVKTVESEDTEITLADAKKLGYKNVAAGDVLRIEKNPEDFGRIAAQTARQVIIQRLKDAERQVIYEEFSDKVGEMMTGVVFKSENNQVLIRLNERTEGILPREERIAGEKYNPGDRMKFFVLDVRQTTRGPRIVVSRTHPGLLRKLLELEVPEIADGVIEIKNIVREGGTRAKVALMTLDANVDPVGACVGNGGARIKAVSRELAGEKVDIVIWSSEPLVYIRNSLSPARVAKVEPVLDQERSVQVYVYPDQLSLAIGKAGQNVRLSARLTGWKIDISAIEVDRMPTLSDIFHDFVEEKAE comes from the coding sequence ATGCAGTTGGGGCGCGATTTTTTACGTGCATTGAATCAGATAACGAAGGAACGTGGCCTTTCTGTGGAATTGATTGCCTCCAGCCTTGAGGCTGCGCTTATTTCCGCTTACAGAAAATACCAGGGGGGCAACCAGGAGGTCGAGGTTCACGTCGATTTCGAAAGCGGCAACGTCTCGGTTTCCGAACTGCGCACAGTCGTGAAGACCGTGGAGTCGGAGGACACGGAAATCACGCTGGCCGACGCGAAGAAGCTGGGCTACAAAAACGTCGCGGCGGGAGATGTCCTGCGCATCGAGAAGAACCCGGAGGATTTTGGAAGAATCGCGGCGCAGACGGCGCGTCAGGTGATCATTCAGCGCCTGAAGGACGCCGAACGGCAGGTGATCTACGAGGAGTTTTCCGACAAGGTCGGCGAGATGATGACGGGGGTCGTGTTCAAATCCGAAAACAATCAGGTGCTCATCCGACTGAACGAGCGGACAGAGGGCATTCTCCCCAGAGAAGAGCGGATCGCCGGAGAAAAGTACAATCCTGGCGATCGCATGAAGTTCTTCGTGCTGGATGTGCGGCAGACGACGCGAGGACCCCGTATTGTCGTCTCCCGGACTCATCCGGGGCTTTTGCGCAAACTGCTGGAGCTGGAAGTCCCCGAAATCGCGGACGGCGTAATTGAGATCAAGAACATCGTGCGTGAGGGGGGCACCCGGGCGAAGGTGGCTCTGATGACCCTGGACGCCAACGTGGACCCTGTGGGGGCCTGCGTGGGAAACGGAGGGGCGCGGATCAAGGCGGTGAGCCGGGAGCTTGCCGGAGAGAAGGTGGACATCGTCATCTGGAGCAGCGAGCCTCTGGTCTACATCCGCAACTCGCTTTCTCCCGCCAGGGTGGCGAAGGTGGAGCCAGTGCTGGATCAGGAGCGATCCGTGCAGGTGTACGTGTATCCCGATCAGCTTTCTCTGGCCATCGGCAAGGCAGGGCAGAACGTGCGTCTTTCCGCCCGGCTGACCGGCTGGAAGATCGACATCAGCGCCATTGAGGTCGATCGTATGCCCACCCTGTCGGATATCTTCCACGATTTTGTGGAGGAAAAAGCGGAGTGA